The Triticum aestivum cultivar Chinese Spring chromosome 5A, IWGSC CS RefSeq v2.1, whole genome shotgun sequence genomic sequence CGAGGTTATGCGAGGTTCTATACCCAAGGGCCTTTGAATGTGTTCTGATTTTCTCTCTTCCTTCTACAACAATCGTACTCTGATTTTTACAACTAAATGGATCAATATGTTATTAAGGATGGTGCTGATTTACACTGGTAACTTGTTTAGGGTGTCATTAACAGGGTCAGTATGCCATTAAGGACGATGCTGATATACAACTAAATGGGTCAATATGTTAGTATCATGGCTCCTGTTTGCTTAAATGTTTGTGTTTCTTACCATCAATCTTTGTTTCGCTAGATTCCACTTGCTCGCCGAGTTTGACGAGGCTAAGCGTAGCTGTAGAAAGCGCCTTGATGGGCACAACAGGCGCCGCAGGAAGCCACAGGTTGATAGCATGACTTCTGGGAGCTTTATGACAACACAACaaggtatttttcttatttataACCGCTTCTTTTTGTCAGCCTGTCGATTGCTACATTGACATAGCTGAAATGAACAAATTATATAGCAACCTCCCTCAGATTCAGATATTTCTGTTATAAAGTTATTCACATGCAAACACTCGGTGAAATGTTCGTGCTTACATCGGACATATTTTCTCCTGTTGAATTGATAATAAGCTTAACTTGCATATTTTGCATGGATCTACGACTGTTCTCGCATCATAAGAATGGAAGTTGGCATAAAGTATATATACTGCTCTGTATCTAACTCGGTGTGTCCACCACCCCACACATCCTGCAACCCACACAGCGAACATCGGATGGCTTTATATACCTTTTTCTTGCCCTCTATAGCATCAAATTCATTTGACATGGATGATGTTGAGTAACATGGTGAGTATAATATACAGTAGATCAAGGGTATACAAGAGCACATTGTAAACTGAATATTCGAATTAGCAGGGTGATTGCACAATGCTGCATTTTCAGTTTTTTTACATTTCTGCTACATTTGAATACTACAGAGTCTGATGCTCGTTTCATGATGACCGTTCAGGTTTGTATTCAAATGCAGGGACAAGGTTCGCGTCCTTCTCCGCTCCAAGGCCGGAGTCAAGCTGGTCCGGGATCATCAAATCCGAGGACAGCAATCCATACTACACCACCACTCACCAGATCAATTTCGCCGGCTCTTCGTCGTCCTACTCCAAGGAAGGCCGGCGCTTCCCCTTCCTCCACGAAGGAGACCAGATGAGCTTCAGCACGGGCGCGGCGGCCCTCGAGATCCCCCCCGTGTGCCAGCCTCTCCTCAAggccgtcgcgccgccgccgccgccgcccgagagcagcagcagcaacaagatGTTCTCCGATGGACAGTTGACGCACATGCTCGACTCCGACTGTGCTCTCTCTCTTCTGTCATCCCCGGCCAACTCCTCCAGCGTCGACGTCAGCCGGATGGTCCGTCCAAGCGAGCACATCCCCTCCGTCCCCAACCTGCAGCAGTTCGGCAGCTCCTCCTGGTTCGCCTGCTCCCAGGCCTCCAGCGCCGCCACCGGCTTCGCCGCCTTCGccggcggcatggacggcgagcAGCAGCTCAACGCCGGTGGCGCGCTGGTCCCGAGCTCCAACGACAACGAGATGAACTGCCACGGGATCTTCCACGTCGGCGCCGACGGCTCCTCGGAGGGCACGTCGCCGTCCCTCCCGTTCTCGTGGCAGTAGAAGTCTTGAGTGAGCGTCAGAGGCTGTTCTTGGGTTCTTTTGGTGATCATCAGTAGCTAGCCGTGCCCGTTTTAGTGATCAGGCCTACGTCCCGTTCTTTCTGTGTTTATTCTCTCTCTTTTTCATGTTTCTATGTCTTGGACTTGATCTCTCGCCATCAGAATGAATAACTTTGCATGATTCAGAAGAAAATCATATACTTATGGATTTCATTGATGCATTGGAGACTAGATTTAGACAACTTTTGGTTTTTGACAACTATCTCCTCATTTATTCATTCATCAAAATAGTGGCATCCCTTACAACAAAGGGAATAACCGCACTAGGGGCAGTATCTATTCAACAACTAGGGGCAGAAAACTTAGCTAACCTATCCAATTCGTGAGCTACTTGATTGTTTTCTCTATGACAATGCTCATAAATGCTATGATTGAAATCTAATGACATGAAATTACAATCATCGAATATAGCACTAGCAACTGAAGAAGAGTTGCCCTCCTTTAGAGCTTCAACCACCTCTACACTGTCGGAGTTGATTTCAATCTTGTTACATCCAGCAGTACGGACTAGATGCATTCCAAATTTTACCGGAACAAACTTTGCTGTCAATGAATCTAAGCATATGTCTATTTTTTTCGTTTGCAGCAGCAATGAACTGGAAATGAATCAAACCATACGTCTATATTTATTCGTTTGTAGCAACAATGCACGTGCCGTTGTGATCATGAAGGACCCCTCCCATCGATCCTTCAAGTGTGTATCCATATCAAATCCAGcatctgttgggaaacgttgcatggaaaataaaaaaaattacgcacacgcaagatctaaccatggagatgcatagcaatgagagagagagtgtgtctacgtaccctcgtagaccgtaagcggaagcgtttaacaacgcagttgatgtagtcgaacttcttcgcgctccgaccgatcaagtaccgaacatacgacacctccacgttttgcacacgttcagctcggtggcgtcctctgccttcttgatccagcaagacggtgacgtagtagatgagtttcgacagcacaacggcgtggtgacggtgatggtgaagtgatctctgcagggcttcgcctaagcactacgaaaatataacGGGGGTGTAAaaggtggaggggggcgccgcatacagctaggcaattgtctggtgtgtgctaggcgcccccttcccacatatatataggtgggagggagggaggagcggcCAAAGAGGGCACCCAAGTGTTAGGGAAcacaataattcaaaaaaaatcctacgcacacataagatccatctaggtgatgcatagcaacgagaggggaagagtatgtctacgtaccctcgtagaccgaaagcggaagcgttatgacaacacggttgatatagtcgtacgtcttcccgatccgaccgatcctagcaccgaaggtacggcacctccgcgatctgcacacgttcagctcggtgacgtcccacgaactctagatccagctgaggtcgagggagaggttcgtcagcacgacggcgtgatgatggtgatggtgaagttaccgacgcagggcttcgcctaagctctacaacgaaatgaccgaggtgaaaatctatggaggggggcaccgcacacggctaaacaatcaacttgtgtgtctatggggtgccccttgcccgtatataaaggagtggaggaggggaagggccggccctctctatggtgtgcccaaggagagtcctactccgactgggagtaggatccccccttccctactTGGATTAggaaaggaaggaagggggagagagggggaaggaagggggggagggcgccccctcacccaattcggattgggcttggggggggggggctccccctcctaggatcccttctcctctctcccactatggcccaataaggcccatatacttcctggggggttccggtactcTGATATATGCCTGAACTCAccaggaaccattccgatgtccaaacataggcttccaatatatcgatctttatgcctcgaccattccgagactcctcgtcatgtccgtgatcatatccgggactccgaactaccttcggtacatcaaaacacataaactcataataccgatggtcaccgaacattaagcgtgcggaccctatggattcgagaactatgtagacatgaccgagactcatctctggccaataaccaataacggaacctggatgctcatattggttcctacatattctacgaagatctttatcggtcaaaccgcataacaacatacgttgttccctttgtcatcggtatgttacttgcccgagattcgatcgccggtatctcaatacctagttcaatctcgttaccagcaagtctctttactcgttccgtaatgctacatcccgtaactaactcattagttacattgcttgcaaggcttattgtgatgtgcattaccgagagggcccagagatacctctctgatacacggagtgacaaatcctaatctcgatatatgccaactcaacaaacaccatcggagacacctgtagagcatctttattgtcacccagttacgttgtgacgtttgatagcacactaagtgttcctctggtattcgggagttgcataatctcatagtcataggaacatgtataagttatggagaaagcaatagcagtaaactaaatgatcatcgtgctaagctaacggacgggtcaagtcaatcatatcattctctaatgatgtgatcccattaatcaaatgacaactcatgtctatggttaggaaacataaccatctttgattaacgagctagtcaagtagaggcatactagtgacactttgtttgtctatgtattcacacatgtactaagttttcggttaatacaattctagaatgaataataaaaatttatcatgatataaggaaatatacataaaaactttattattgcctctagggcatatttccttcagtctcccacttgcactagagtcaataatctagttcacatcgctgtgtgattaacacccaaagagtgatcatgttttgcttgtgagagaaacttagtcaatgggtctgccacatttagagccgtatgtatttttcaaattttctatgtgtacaatgctttgcacggagctactctagctaattgctcccactttcaatatgtatctagatcgagacttagagtcatccagatcgatgtcaaagcttgcatcgacgtaactctttacgacgaactctttgtcacctccataaccgagaaacatttccttattccactaaggatatttttgaccgttgtccagtgatccactcctggatcaatattgtaccctcttgccaaactcatggtgaggtatacaataggtctggtacagagcatatcatactttatagaacctatgactgaggcatagggaatgaattttcattctctttctggtttctgccgtggtcgggttttgagtctttaatcaacttcataccttgcaacataggcaagaactccttctttgactgttccatttttgaactacttcaaaatcttgtcaaggtatgtactcattgaaaatatatcaagcgtcttgatctatctctatagatcttgatgctcaacatgtaagtagcttcaccaaggtttttctttgaaaaactcctttcaaacactcctttatgctttccagaaaattctacattatttccaatcaacaatatgccattcacatatacttatcagaaatgttgtagtgctcccactcactttcttgtaaatacatgcttcaccgcaagtttgtataaccatatgctttgatcacactatcaaagcgtatattccaacttcgagaggcttgtaccagtctataaatggatcgctggagcttgctcactttgttagcacctttatgatcgacaaaaccttctggttgcatcatatacaactcttctttaagaaatccattaaggaatgcagttttgacatccatttgccagatttcataaaatgcggcaactgctaatataacatgattcggacagactttgaagcatcgatacgagtgagaaaagctcatcgtagtcaacaccttgaacttgtcgaaaacattttgcaacaattcgagctttgtagatagtaacactactatcagcgtctgtcttcctcttgaagatccatttattctaaatggctcaccgatcaatgggaaagtcaatcaaagtccatactttgttctcatacatggatctcatctcagatttcaaggcctcaagccgttttgcggaatctgggctcatcatcgcttcctcatagttcgtaggttcgtcatggtctagtaacatgacttccagaacaggattaccgtaccactctgttgtggaccgtactctggttgacctacaaggttcggtagtaacttgatatgaagtttcatgatcatcatcattagcttcctcactaattggtgtaggaatcactggaactgatttctgtgatgaactactttccaattcgagagaaggtacaattacctcatcaagttctactttcctcccactcacttctttcgagagaaactccgtccctagaaaggatccactcttagcaacaaaatatcttaccttcgaatctgtgatagaagatgtacccaacagtttcttttgggtatcctatgaagacacacttctcctatttggattcgagcttataagtttgaaactttttcacataagcatcgcaacccaaactttaagaagcaacaactttggtttcttgccaaaccatagttcatacggtgtcatctcaacggatttagatggtgccccatttaacgtgaatgcagctgtctctaatgcataaccccaaaacaatagtggtaaatcggtaagagacatcatagatcgcaccatatctaataaagtacggtcatGATTTttgaacacaccattacactgtgatgTTTCGAGTGGCGtgaattgcgaaactattccgcattgtttcaaatgaagaccaaactcataactcaaatattcacttccacgatcagatcatattAACTTTATGTTCTAGTTACGATgattctacttcactctgaaattctttgaacttttcaaatgtttcagacttatgtttcattaagtagatatactcatacctgctcaaatcatctgtgaaggtcaggaaataacgatactcgtcgcgagcctcaacactcatcggatcgcatacctcagtatgtattatttccaataagtcagttgctcgctccattatttcggagaacggagtcttagtcatcttgtgttggggaacgtagtaatttcaaaaaatttcctacgcacacgcaacatcatggtgatgcttagcaacgagaggggagagtgtgatctacgtacccttgtagatcgacaacgaaagcgtttggttgatgtagtcgtacgtctccacgacccgaccgatcaagcaccgaaactacggcacctccgagttctagcacacgttcagctcgatgacgatccccggactctgatccagcaaagtgtcggggatgagttccgtcagcacgacggcgtggtgacgatcttgatgcactaccgtcgcagggcttcgcctaagcaccgctacaatattatcgaggactatggtggaagggggcaccgcacacggctaagaatatgatcacgtggatcaacttgtgttcatggggtgccccttgcctcaagatataaaggatggaggaggaggaggccggccaaggcaattggtgcggccaggatgtggagtcctactaggactccaagtcctagtaggagtccaccaagaggggaggaagggagaaggaagtagaggagaaggaaaggtggccggcccccttttccctagtccaattcggaccagaggggagggggggcgcagcagccccttggccctttcttctcttcccactaaagcccatcaaggcccattgcttctcccgtaactacccggtactccgaaaaatacccgaatcactcggaacctttccgatgtccgaatatagtcgtccaatatatcgatctttacgtctcgaccatttcgagactcctcgtcatgtccccgatctcatccgggactccgaactccttcggtacatcaaaactcataaactcataatataactgtcattgaaaccttaagcgtgcggaccctacgggttcgagaacaatgtagacatgaccgagacacgtctccagtcaataaccaatagcggaacctggatgctcatattggctcccacatattctacgaagatctttatcggtcagaccgcataacaacatacgttgttccctttgtcatcggtatgttacttgcccgagattcgatcgtcggtatctcaatacctagttcaatctcgttaccggcaagtctctttactcgttccgtaatacatcatctcacaactaactcattagttgcaatgcttgcaaggctttatgtgatgtgcattaccgagagggcccagagatacctctccgacaatcggagtgacaaatcctaatctcgaaatacgccaacccaacatgtacctttggagacacctgtagagcacctttataatcacccagttacgttgtgacgtttggtagcacacaaagtgttcctccggcaaacgggagttgcataatctcatagtcataggaacatgtataagtcatgaagaaagcaatagcaacatactaaacgatcgggtgctaagctaatggaatgggtcatgtcaatcagatcattcacctaatgatgtgatcccgttaatcaaataacaactctttgtccatggttaggaaacataaccatcttcgattaacgagctagtcaagtagaggcatactagtgacactttgtttgtctatgtattcacacaagtattatgtttccggttaatacaattctagcatgaataataaacgtttatcatgatataaggaaataaataataactttattattgcctctagggcatatttccttcagtctcccacttgcactagagtcaataatctagttcacatcgccatgtgatttaacaacaatagttcacatcaccatgtgattaacacccatagttcacatcgatatgtgatcaacacccaaagggtttactagagtcagtaatctagttcacatcgctatgtgattaacacccaatgagtactaaggtgtgatcatgttttgcttgtgagataattttagtcaacgggtctgtcacattcagatccgtaagtattttgcaaatttctatgtcaacaatgctctgcacagagctactctagctaattgctcccactttcaatatgtatccagattgagacttagagtcatctggattagtgtcaaaacttgcatcgacgtaaccctttacgacgaacctttttgtcacctccataatcgagaaacatatccttattccactaaggataattttgaccgctgtccagtgatctactcctagatcactattgtactaccttgccaaaatcagtgtagggtatacaatagatctggtacatagcatggcatactttatagaacctatggctgaggcatagggaatgactttcattctctttctatcttctgtcgtggtcgggttctgagtcttactcaatttcacaccttgtaacacagacaagaactctttctttgactgttctattttgaactacttcaaaatcttgtcaaggtatgtactcattgaaaaaaaacttatcaagcgtcttgatctatctctatagatcttgatgttcaatatgtcagcagcttcaccgaggtctttctttggaaaattcctttcaaacactcctttatgctttgcagaataattcttcattatttccgatcaacaatatgtcattcacatatacttatcagaaatgttgcagtgctcccactcactttcttgtaaatacagacttcatcgcaagtctgtataaaactatatgctttgatcaacttatcaaagcgtatattccaactccgagatgcttgcaccagtccatagatggatcgctggagcttgcatattttgttagcacctttaggattgacaaaaccttctggttgtatcatatacaactcttctttaataaatctattaaggaatgcagttttgtttatccatttgccagatttcataaaatgcggcaattgctaacatgattcggacagacttaagcatagatacgagtgagaaactctcatcgtagtcaacaccttgaacttgtcgaaaaccttttgcgacaattctagctttgtagatagtaacactactatcagcgtccgtcttcctcttgaagatccatttattctcaattgcttggcgatcatcgggcaagtcaaccaaagtccatactttgttctcatacatggatcccatctcagatttcatggcctcaagccattttgcggaatctgggctcaccatcgcttcttcatagttcgtaggttcgtcatggtcaagtagcatgacctccagaacaggattaccctaccactctggtgcggatctcactctggtttacctacgagattcagtagtaacttgatctgaagttacatgatcatcatcattagcttcctcactaattggtgtagtagtcacaggaacagatttctgtgatgaactactttccaataagggagaaggtacaattaccttatcaagttctactttcctcccactcacctctttcgagagaacctccttctctagaaaggattcattcttagcaacgaatgtcttgcctttggatctgtgatagaaggtgtacccaacagtaactttttgggtatcctatgaagacacacttttccaatttgggtttgcgcttatcaggatgaaactttttcacataagcattgcaaccccaaactttaagaaacgacaactttggtttcttgccaaaccacagttcatacggtgtcgtctcaacagatttagatggtgcccttttaacgtgaatgcaactgtctttaatgcataaccccaaaacgatagtggtagattggtaagagacatcatagattgcacttatatccaataaagtacggttatgacgttcggacacaccattatgctgtggtgttccatgtggcatgagtttgtgaaactattccacattgttttaattgaagaccaaactcgtaactcaaatatttgtctccgcgatcagatcgtagaaactttattttcttgtcacgatgattttccacttcactctgaaattctttgaacttttcaaatgtttcagacttatgtttcatcaagtagatatacccatatctgctcaaatcatctgtgaagttcagaaaataacgatacttgccgtgagccttaacactcatcggaccgcatacatcagtatgtattatttccaataagtcagttgctcgctccggagaacggagtcttagtcatcttgcccatgaggcatggttcgcaagcatcaagtgattcataatcaagtgattccaaaatcccatcagcatggagtttcttcatgcgctttacaccaatatgacctaaacggcagtgctacaaataagttgcactatcattattaactttgcatcttttggtttcaatattatgattatgtgtatcactacgatcgagatccaatgaactattttcattgggtatgtaaccatataaggttttattcatgtaaacagaacaacaatttattctcttacttaaatgaataaccgtattacaataaacatgatcaaatcatattcatgcttaacgcaaacaccaaataacacttattcaggttcaacactaatcccgaaagtatagggagtgtgcgatgatgatcatatcaatcttggaaccacttccaacacacatcgtcacttcacccttaactagtctctgtttattctgcaactcccgtttcgagttactaatcttagcaact encodes the following:
- the LOC123104311 gene encoding squamosa promoter-binding-like protein 18 isoform X1 yields the protein MDWDLKMPGSWDLAELEHDGVPAMAAPAAAGIAAAAARGPPGRPECSVDLKLGGLGEFGPAADGAMKQQQPPVATAAANGPSASLSASASNAAAVVPSASPLKRPRPGAGGGGGAGAGHCPSCAVDGCKADLSKCRDYHRRHKVCEAHSKTPLVVVAGREMRFCQQCSRFHLLAEFDEAKRSCRKRLDGHNRRRRKPQVDSMTSGSFMTTQQGLYSNAGTRFASFSAPRPESSWSGIIKSEDSNPYYTTTHQINFAGSSSSYSKEGRRFPFLHEGDQMSFSTGAAALEIPPVCQPLLKAVAPPPPPPESSSSNKMFSDGQLTHMLDSDCALSLLSSPANSSSVDVSRMVRPSEHIPSVPNLQQFGSSSWFACSQASSAATGFAAFAGGMDGEQQLNAGGALVPSSNDNEMNCHGIFHVGADGSSEGTSPSLPFSWQ
- the LOC123104311 gene encoding squamosa promoter-binding-like protein 18 isoform X2, whose translation is MDWDLKMPGSWDLAELEHDGVPAMAAPAAAGIAAAAARGPPGRPECSVDLKLGGLGEFGPAADGAMKQQQPPVATAAANGPSASLSASASNAAAVVPSASPLKRPRPGAGGGGGAGAGHCPSCAVDGCKADLSKCRDYHRRHKVCEAHSKTPLVVVAGREMRFCQQCSRFHLLAEFDEAKRSCRKRLDGHNRRRRKPQVDSMTSGSFMTTQQGTRFASFSAPRPESSWSGIIKSEDSNPYYTTTHQINFAGSSSSYSKEGRRFPFLHEGDQMSFSTGAAALEIPPVCQPLLKAVAPPPPPPESSSSNKMFSDGQLTHMLDSDCALSLLSSPANSSSVDVSRMVRPSEHIPSVPNLQQFGSSSWFACSQASSAATGFAAFAGGMDGEQQLNAGGALVPSSNDNEMNCHGIFHVGADGSSEGTSPSLPFSWQ